The following are encoded together in the Primulina tabacum isolate GXHZ01 chromosome 18, ASM2559414v2, whole genome shotgun sequence genome:
- the LOC142533906 gene encoding uncharacterized protein LOC142533906 → MISMSPLNISEKKSSTPPPRLRNAIPTAFPHIGGSSENNSKSKIISNSPFKSSYSNFTDDTSLHFNLPGKLSILGKEAVQQRETAQKIALQALRDASATENLVRSLKMFSNLTRSAKPDAPESCFNQFLDFHNQIVQVVAEIVSIQAATAATEMAKKSRAEPREDEEGDITVLHEIVPNSMNQRNSESNASKRRADLYKSIAAFPERIEQTSVLGKHLKSSTINQKVNLDRKGAFTTMESANECDENKKPVLSCSLSNTIKLGRQVETEAGNWFMEFLEDALEKGMKKSKGGAEMHDRKLPQSLILKVINWLEMEQSDRSKRPVHPRAAQVARKLRIKMKNP, encoded by the exons ATGATATCCATGAGCCCTTTAAACATATCT GAAAAAAAGAGCTCAACGCCACCTCCAAGACTGAGGAATGCGATTCCAACTGCATTTCCCCATATTGGTGGAAGTTCAGAGAATAACTCAAAATCGAAGATAATTTCAAATTCACCATTTAAGTCTAGTTATTCAAACTTCACAGATGACACCAGCCTTCATTTCAACTTACCAGGAAAGCTTAGCATCCTTGGAAAG GAAGCAGTTCAACAGCGAGAAACAGCACAGAAGATTGCACTTCAAGCACTTAGAGATGCTTCAGCCACTGAAAATCTTGTTCGATCTCTCAA GATGTTCTCAAATTTGACCAGATCAGCTAAACCCGATGCCCCAGAAAGCTGTTTTAACCAGTTTCTTGATTTTCACAACCAGATTGTTCAAGTAGTTGCTGAAATAGTGTCCATTCAAGCAGCAACTGCTGCTACTGAAATGGCTAAAAAATCTCGTGCAGAACCCAGGGAAGATGAAGAAGGGGACATCACTGTTTTACATGAAATAGTGCCTAATTCAATGAACCAACGGAACTCAGAATCAAATGCATCAAAAAGAAGAGCTGACCTTTACAAATCCATAGCAGCTTTCCCCGAAAGAATCGAGCAAACGTCTGTCTTGGGAAAGCATTTGAAATCATCCACAATCAACCAAAAAGTGAACTTGGATAGAAAGGGAGCCTTTACAACCATGGAATCTGCAAACGAGTGCGATGAGAACAAAAAACCAGTTTTATCTTGTAGTTTATCCAACACTATCAAACTGGGGAGGCAGGTTGAAACTGAAGCAGGAAACTGGTTCATGGAGTTTTTAGAGGACGCATTGGAAAAGGGTATGAAAAAGTCGAAAGGAGGGGCGGAAATGCATGATAGGAAACTCCCACAATCACTTATATTGAAGGTGATAAATTGGCTAGAAATGGAGCAGAGTGACAGAAGTAAGAGGCCAGTGCATCCCAGAGCCGCACAGGTTGCAAGAAAGTTGAGGATCAAGATGAAGAACccttga
- the LOC142532422 gene encoding uncharacterized protein LOC142532422, with translation MAALAPGILLKLLNGLNTGVKPTSEHRSSLLQVTDIVPADLDEKILLPKHGFYIKVSDSSHSIYASLPFDQDDLVLSNKVQLGQFIYVDNLEPGSPVPVVKGIKPIPGRHPLVGTPEPLMGLRQKGEKAEQKTNGKSSSCQRRGSWGKGPNGSEVLESPRSLKPVPLDFDQCTPMKERPHSAVKFADNFQMSPMIRGKTMRDGSAVRSSVGGALLSKMTEGKAELPIIRKSFAFSSSV, from the coding sequence atggcGGCTTTGGCACCCGGGATTCTGTTGAAGCTGTTAAATGGGTTGAATACAGGGGTTAAGCCCACAAGTGAGCACAGGAGCTCTCTTCTGCAGGTCACGGATATTGTGCCTGCAGATTTGGATGAAAAAATTCTTCTGCCGAAACATGGCTTTTACATCAAGGTATCCGATTCTTCACATTCCATTTACGCTAGCCTGCCTTTTGATCAAGATGATCTTGTTCTGAGCAACAAAGTGCAATTGGGGCAGTTCATTTATGTGGATAACTTAGAACCTGGGTCGCCTGTTCCGGTGGTCAAAGGGATTAAACCGATCCCGGGAAGGCACCCATTGGTGGGTACACCGGAGCCATTAATGGGGTTGAGGCAAAAGGGGGAGAAAGCAGAACAAAAAACCAATGGAAAAAGTTCATCATGTCAAAGGAGGGGTTCTTGGGGGAAAGGGCCTAATGGGAGTGAAGTTCTTGAATCACCAAGAAGTTTGAAGCCAGTTCCATTGGATTTCGATCAATGCACACCCATGAAAGAGAGGCCCCATAGTGCAGTGAAATTTGCTGACAATTTCCAAATGTCACCTATGATAAGAGGGAAAACGATGAGGGATGGAAGTGCGGTAAGATCTTCTGTTGGGGGCGCTCTCTTGTCTAAAATGACAGAGGGGAAGGCTGAACTACCCATAATTCGGAAAAGTTTTGCCTTCAGTTCCAGTGTCTAA
- the LOC142533922 gene encoding cyclin-T1-3-like, translated as MASILSGEPSYRGAPEGHSRISQEKPEEGGGQWYFSRKEIEENSPSRRDGIDLKKENYLRKSYCTFLQDLGMRLKVPQVTIATAIIFCHRFFLRQSHVKNDRRTIATVCMFLAGKVEETPRPLKDVILVSYEIIHKKDTAAMQRIKQKEVYEQQKELILQGERVVLATLGFDLNLQHPYKPLVEAIKKFQVAQNALAQVAWNFVNDGLRTSLCLQFKPHHIAAGAIFLAAKFLKVKLPSDGEKVWWQEFDVTPRQLEEVSNQMLELYEQNRVPPAQASEAEGSASGAQRPPSKGPPTEEHVTNSHGGATTKAVSSKPAQSRSLPDQPPSDDHSGLSRTTTQMQNTEYGRSQKGSNSDLKRDYEINDTEKREFEATPRVVNAEDVQNKTRVGSEGHGKHDQEGNSGRIETRDPLEPNDKYHGKNLSNKDGAVVQSPQDAMKKIDREKVKAALERRKARGDITHKTDQMDELERELEDVEVPGESEKIKQERKKQSWSKPSIKQDHENSQPIKFAYEARDGHYQSTKGQSSYGGDFDPVEEGEVESFDDERSPRTSIRKRKANSPLEKPQEGKQLTDHVSGSHKQSHQEYSEDRNGVRRLDYSERGNKRHAQENHV; from the exons ATGGCCAGTATCTTGTCTGGTGAGCCCTCGTATCGTGGAGCACCTGAAGGACATTCAAGGATTTCCCAGGAAAAACCAGAAGAAGGTGGTGGGCAGTGGTATTTCTCTAGGAAGGAAATTGAAGAAAATTCCCCTTCTAGACGAGATGGAATTGATTTAAAGAAAGAAAATTACCTGCGGAAGTCATATTGCACATTCTTACAAGATTTAGGCATGAGACTTAAAGT GCCTCAGGTCACAATTGCTACGGCAATTATATTTTGTCATCGGTTCTTCCTTCGTCAGTCCCATGTGAAGAATGATAGGAGG ACCATTGCCACAGTATGTATGTTTCTGGCCGGTAAGGTTGAAGAAACTCCTCGTCCCCTAAAAGATGTAATTCTCGTGTCATACGAAATTATTCATAAGAAGGATACTGCAGCCATGCAAAGGATCAAACAGAAG GAGGTATATGAGCAACAAAAGGAACTTATTTTACAGGGGGAAAGGGTTGTTCTGGCAACGCTTGGTTTTGATCTTAATTTACAGCATCCATATAAACCACTTGTTGAGGCAATTAAGAAATTTCAGGTTGCTCAAAATGCTCTAGCTCAAGTTGCATGGAATTTTGTCAACGATGG GCTCCGGACATCTCTTTGTTTGCAATTTAAGCCCCACCATATTGCAGCTGGTGCTATTTTTCTTGCTGCCAAGTTCCTCAAAGTAAAGCTCCCATCTGATGGCGAGAAGGTTTGGTGGCAGGAGTTTGATGTCACCCCCCGCCAATTGGAGG AGGTTAGTAATCAGATGTTAGAGCTCTATGAACAAAACAGAGTGCCACCAGCTCAGGCTAGTGAAGCCGAAGGGAGTGCTTCTGGGGCTCAACGACCTCCATCAAAAGGCCCTCCTACTGAAGAGCATGTTACCAATTCCCATGGTGGTGCTACTACGAAGGCAGTTTCATCGAAGCCAGCACAATCAAGATCACTTCCGGATCAGCCACCTTCTGATGATCACAGTGGGCTTTCAAGAACTACTACTCAAATGCAAAATACTGAATATGGACGATCCCAAAAAGGTAGCAATTCGGATCTCAAAAGAGATTATGAGATTAATGATACCGAGAAGCGTGAATTTGAAGCAACACCTCGTGTTGTGAACGCAGAGGATGTTCAGAATAAAACAAGGGTTGGGAGTGAAGGACATGGAAAGCATGATCAAGAAGGGAATTCGGGTCGGATTGAAACAAGGGATCCACTAGAACCCAATGATAAATATCACGGCAAAAATTTGTCTAACAAGGATGGTGCAGTTGTCCAGTCACCTCAAGATGCTATGAAAAAAATCGACAGAGAGAAGGTCAAAGCAGCCTTGGAGCGGAGGAAGGCCCGCGGTGACATAACTCATAAAACGGACCAAATGGATGAGCTTGAGAGGGAACTGGAGGACGTTGAAGTGCCTGGCGAGAGTGAAAAGATTAAACAGGAAAGGAAAAAGCAAAGCTGGTCTAAACCTTCAATTAAACAAGACCATGAGAACTCTCAACCCATCAAATTTGCATATGAGGCCAGAGATGGTCATTACCAATCTACTAAAGGGCAGTCCTCATATGGAGGTGATTTTGATCCTGTAGAGGAAGGAGAAGTCGAATCGTTTGACGATGAACGGTCACCTAGGACAAGCATTCGCAAGAGAAAAGCTAATAGCCCTTTGGAAAAACCACAGGAGGGAAAACAGCTGACTGATCATGTATCAGGATCCCATAAACAAAGTCACCAGGAGTATTCAGAGGATAGAAATGGAGTGAGGAGGCTTGATTATTCAGAAAGAGGCAACAAAAGGCACGCACAGGAGAACCATGTTTGA
- the LOC142533413 gene encoding LOW QUALITY PROTEIN: polygalacturonase 1 beta-like protein 3 (The sequence of the model RefSeq protein was modified relative to this genomic sequence to represent the inferred CDS: deleted 2 bases in 2 codons), translating to MPSATAPTILLLLLLSYYNPPLSSSANPSNLKISFLNAFVVYIQVRVTAARVNPFTPKAYVTRYWEKRISNNLTKPSFLLDKASPLTATDYAAFSRRADQNSLSTQLPDFCAKADLLCFSDLAPSLEKHSQDVNFANYVFDNFTNYGTKRRGGVDSFTQYVVEDTFRRYSRGSTDHDDKFTVYANDSSVIDDRFNTYGTAATGGKGEFNNYNTEVNVPGARFTSYSDRSNARKQSFIQYSNQANAGDQSFTSYGKKGNNSGNEFKSYGDDLTNVIGSTFTNYGETGNAPKDTFTSYGNSSNVPRNSFSNYGAESRTPNDTFTTYGSNANVPENNFKNYGSESSKPVVSFKNYRDNGNVGDDNFQSYAKKSNAGKVDFLNYAQTFNEGTDTFSGYGKNAADPVTVGFKIYGINNTFKDYEKRGVTFSSYTNDSSSVVSSLVSRDKKVHSRVIEPGKFFRDEMLKSGTIMPMPDIQDKMPKRSFLPRTILSKLPFSTSKLAEMKRLYHASDDSGVVNIMIESLKDCEREPSPGEVKRCVASIEDMIDFATSVLGRNVTVRSTENIQGSKGDIMIGEVKEINGGKVTKSLSCHQSLYFYMIYYCHSVPKVRVYEADILDPKSRVKINHGVAVCHLDTSSWSQGHGAFIALGSKPGKIEVCHWIFQNDLTWTTAY from the exons ATGCCATCCGCCACAGCTCCGACTATCCTCCTCCTGCTCCTCCTCAGCTACTATAATCCGCCACTCAGCAGCAGTGCAAACCCCTCCAACCTTAAAATCTCATTCCTCAATGCTTTTGTTGTGTATATCCAGGTTCGAGTTACCGCCGCCAGAGTAAACCCATTTACCCCGAAAGCCTACGTAACACGTTACTGGGAGAAACGGATATCGAACAACTTGACAAAGCCATCGTTCTTACTCGACAAGGCTTCGCCGCTCACTGCCACCGATTACGCGGCCTTCTCTAGACGTGCAGATCAAAACTCTCTGTCAACTCAGCTTCCTGATTTCTGCGCGAAGGCAGATCTTTTGTGCTTCTCTGATTTAGCTCCCAGCCTGGAGAAACACTCCCAAGATGTGAACTTCGCCAACTACGTTTTCGATAACTTCACAAACTACGGTACCAAACGCCGCGGTGGAGTTGATTCTTTCACTCAATACGTCGTCGAGGACACCTTCCGTCGCTACAGCCGTGGATCCACCGACCATGACGACAAGTTCACCGTCTACGCGAACGATTCAAGTGTGATAGACGATAGATTCAACACATACGGCACCGCTGCCACAGGCGGAAAAGGGGAATTCAACAACTACAACACTGAAGTAAATGTGCCCGGTGCCCGGTTTACATCCTACTCGGACAGAAGCAATGCAAGGAAACAATCGTTCATACAATATTCCAACCAGGCTAATGCCGGAGATCAGAGTTTCACAAGCTACGGCAAAAAGGGAAACAATTCTGGCAATGAATTCAAGAGCTACGGGGACGACCTAACTAATGTAATAGGCTCCACTTTTACCAACTATGGCGAAACCGGGAATGCTCCGAAGGATACTTTCACTTCATATGGGAATAGTTCGAATGTCCCTAGGAATTCTTTTAGTAATTATGGCGCCGAAAGCCGGACTCCAAACGATACCTTCACTACGTATGGGAGTAATGCAAATGTGcccgaaaataattttaaaaattatggcTCTGAAAGTAGTAAACCAGTAGTGAGTTTCAAGAATTACAGGGATAATGGTAATGTAGGAGACGACAATTTCCAATCTTATGCCAAAAAATCCAACGCTGGAAAGGTGGATTTCCTCAATTATGCACAGACATTCAATGAAGGCACTGACACATTTAGTGGCTACGGCAAGAATGCCGCTGACCCAGTGACTGTCGGCTTCAAGATTTATGGAATCAACAATACTTTCAAAGATTATGAGAAAAGGGGTGTCACGTTTAGCAGCTACACTAATGATAGCTCATCGGTGGTGTCTTCTTTAGTATCCCGGGATAAAAAGGTACACTCACGGGTGATCGAACCAGGGAAGTTCTTCCGGGATGAGATGCTCAAGAGTGGTACAATCATGCCAATGCCAGATATTCAAGATAAAATGCCGAAAAGGTCGTTTTTGCCTCGGACAATCTTGTCCAAATTACCTTTTTCAACCTCGAAGTTGGCAGAAATGAAAAGGCTTTACCATGCGAGTGATGACTCCGGTGTTGTGAACATCATGATCGAGTCGTTGAAAGATTGCGAGAGG GAGCCGAGTCCCGGTGAGGTCAAGCGATGCGTGGCGTCGATTGAAGATATGATTGACTTTGCCACGTCTGTGTTAGGACGGAACGTGACGGTCCGATCCACAGAGAACATCCAAGGGTCGAAAGGTGATATCATGATTGGAGAAGTCAAAGAAATCAACGGAGGAAAAGTAACCAAATCG CTGTCATGTCATCAAAGTCTTTACTTCTATATGATCTACTATTGCCACTCGGTTCCAAAAGTCCGGGTCTACGAAGCGGATATTCTCGACCCGAAATCGAGGGTTAAAATCAACCATGGTGTTGCCGTTTGCCATTTGGATACTTCATCTTGGAGCCAGGGCCATGGAGCCTTCATTGCATTGGGATCCAAACCCGGTAAAATCGAGGTGTGTCATTGGATCTTTCAGAATGATCTGACTTGGACGACTGCATATTGA